CCACGGGTGCGCTCGCCGCTGAAGGTCTTCGGCCTGCTGGAGCTGGGCGTGGCCGCCACCGCCGTGGGCCACTTCGTGCTCATCGACCTCTACCACATCATCTACCCCGCCCTGAACGCGGCCGCGGGCGATACCGCCTGGGCCACCACCGCGCTGCGCGCCGGTCTCGGCGCCATTGTCCTGTTTCCGCCGGCGTTTCTCATGGGCGGCACGCTGCCCATGATGGGGCAGCACCTGGTGCGCATCACCGGTCGGCTTGCCACCACCGGCACGGCGGTGTACGCCCTGAACACCTTCGGCTCGGCCCTGGGCGCCCTGGCCGCCGGGTTCGTGCTGCCGCCACTGCTCGGCTTCAGCGGTGCCTACCTGCTCGCCATCGGCCTCGACCTGTTCGTGGGCCTCGCTGCCATCGGCCTGGCCATGGGGGTGGTCCTGGCGCCAACCGGCACACGCCCGCAGGAGGCGGCCGCGGAACAGCCCCGCAACGCCCGAAGCAATACCGCTGCAGCTGCCTCCGCAGGCCTGCCCGCGCGCCTGGTGGCGCTGGTGGCGTTCGTCTCCGGCGCTGCAACCCTGGGGGTGGAGGTGCTGTGGACGCGGCTGTTCGCCCAGGTGCTGCAGAACTCCGTGTACACCTATGCGGTGGTGCTGGTGGCCTTTCTGCTTGCACTCTCCCTGGGCTCCCTGACCGCCAACGCCCTGGCGCGCCTGCGCGCACCGGCACCACGCCAGCTCCTGCTGCTGGTCCTGGCCGCGTCGGGAGCGGTCATCGCCGCATCGCCGTGGGCGTTCCACGCCGTCACCGGCGGGCTGGCCTACGTGGGCGCCGGCGCCTCGTGGCTGGAGTACCTGGGTGCGGTCTCGGTGGTGGCACTGCTGGTGATGGTGCTGCCGGGCATTCTGCTGGGCATCACCCTGCCCTACCTGTTGCGGCTGATGGAGGCGGCCCGTCCGGAGCCCGGCGAGATCCTGGGCCGGCTGGTGGCGGCCAACACCACCGGCGCCATCATCGGCTCGCTGGCCGCCGGTTTTCTGCTGCTGCCCTGGCTGGGGGTCAGCGGCAGCCTGCTGGTGCTGGCGGCACTCTACCCGGCGCTGATGCTCCCGCTGATCCTGCGTGAGCCGATCCCGTGGCCCCACAGGGTGATCTACGCAACGCCTATTGTCGCGGCCGTGGCCGCGCTGATCGCCTTCCGCACCGCCGGGCCCGCGGCCACGACCCTGAACGCCGACGAACGGCTGCTGGAGGTGATCGAGGGCACCCACGCCACCGCCGCCGTCATCGAGCGCGGCGAGCACCGCCTGATCCGCGTGAACAATTTCTACACCCTGGGCGGCACCGGCGCGCTGGAGTCGGAGCGCAACCAGACCCTGATCCCCATGATGACCCACCCGGAGCCCCGCTCCGTGTTCTATCTGGGCATGGGCACGGGCATTACGGCAGGCACGTCACTGCTGTTCCCGGTGGAGCGCGTGGACGTCTGCGAGCTCCTGCCGGAGGTGGTGGAGCTGGCGGAGCGTTACTTCGCACCCTGGAACCAGGGGCTGTTCGACGACGACCGGGCCACGGTCCGCGCGGAAGACGGTCACCACTGTCTGCGCCACGCCGACACCGACTACGACCTCATCATCAGCGACCTGTTCACCCCCTGGAAGGCGGGAACCGGCAACCTCTATACCCGCGAACACTACGAAACCGGGCGCGCCCGCCTCGCCGAGGGCGGCCTGTTCGTGCAGTGGCTGCCCCTGTACCAGCTCACGGAAAAGGAGCTGGGGACCATCGCCCGCACCATGGACGCCGTGTTCCCGCAGGTGGTGATGTGGCGGGGCGACCTGTTCGCCGACGGCTCGATCATCGCTCTGGTGGGGACAGAGGCGGGTGTCACCGTGGATCCCGACGCCCTGGTGGCACACGGCCGCAGCCTGGCCGACAACCCGGCACTGCCGGAGGACCTGCTGCAGGCCGTGAACCTGCGCTTCTACGCGGGCAACGTCTCCCTGAGCGGGCTGTTCGATGAGGCGCCCCTGAACACCCACGACCGGCCGGTGGTGGAATACCAGGCGCCACGCAGCCAGAGATTGGTGCAGGCCGGCGAGGAGACGTGGATGACCGGCTCGCGCCTGGGTTTTCTCTACCAGAACCTGGCCGAGCAGGTACCACCCGCCGAGGACCCGTACCTGGCCGCGCTGGAGGACGACGCCCACGGCTACGTGGACGCAGGGCGTCACTACTACTTCTACAACGTGCTGCGCATGAACGAGCGTCACGACCTGGCAGGCGCGCAATTACGGCAGTTCCTGGCCCTGACGCCCTTCGACCAGCCGCCGGGCGACCCGGAAGCGCCCACCACGCGCTCAAGCTGGGAAGAAGGCCGCTGAGGGCTCCGGGCCGGTCTAGCCCGTGCGGCGCACCAGCAGCCGCAGCAGGGCCAGCACCACGACGATGGCGACAAAGGCGGGGCCGAACGGCAGATCTGCCAGCAGGGCGAAGGCAAAGGCCGCCACGTAGGCCAGCACCCCCACCACGGCGGAGAGCACCACCGCCGCCCGCCAGCCGGGCGCCAGGGCGAACGCCACCCACGGCGGAACGAAGATCAGCGCGAACGCGGCCATGACGCCCATGGCCATGGAGGCCAGCGCCACCCCGACGGCGACCATGATGCTGAACCCCAGGCCGAGCAGCGCGACACTGCGGCCGTTGGCGCGATCGTGGCCCGGGAACAGGCGCGCCCGCAGCAGCCGCGGCGAGAGCCACGGCATCAGCGCCGCGAACACCAGGGCGAAGGCGATACCGGTGAGCAGGTGTTCGGTGCTGGTGAAGTAGAGCTGGCCGTCCACCAGGGTCTGCGCCAGGGTACGGGCGTGGTGACTGAACTGCGCCCCCAGGATCATCGCCGCCCAGCCGGCCAGAATCATCACCGCGTAGAGGTCGTTGCCGGTGCGCCGCACCAGCCCGCGGGCAGCCACACCGCCACCGGCCACGCCCAGGGCGGCCATCAGCGGCGGCACTCCCAGCAGGCTGCCGATCACGCCCCCGGCGCCGCCCAGATGGGCAAAGCCCAGCGCCGCCAGCCACTCGTCGCGCATGCGCAGGTAGAGCCCGAGCACCGGCAGCACGGCGGCGAACACCAGGCCGGTGAAGAACGGCAGGCGGAACAGCGGGTCGATCAGCAGGTCCCACTCCATCACGCCACCTCCACCAGCCGGTGGGCCACCTGCCGCAGGAAGTCCTGTTCGTGGGAGATCACCAGGGCGCCCCGCTGCGACCCCAGCGTGCCCAGTGTCTCCGCCAGCAGCGCCTCGCCGTCGGGGTCGAGGTTGTTGGTGGGTTCGTCCAGCAGCAACAGGTCGGCGGGATGACCGACCGCCGCCCAGACCATGAGCAACTGCCGCTGACCGCCGCTGAGGCGGTCCACGCGGACATCCAGCAACGCCCGCAGCCGCTCCGGCAGCGTGGCCGCGTCCACGTCCATCAGGCGCAGCACCTCGCGCACGCGCAGGGGCGTCTCGCCGGTGTCGAAGCCGGTCTGGGGCTGGTAGGCCAGGCGCAGGCCATCGCTGCGCGTGATGCGGCCGGAGAAGACCGTGGCCTCACCGGTGAGCACGCGCATGATGGTGGACTTGCCGCAGCCGTTCGGGCCCGACAGCCCGACCACCTCGCCGGCGCCCACGAAAAAATCGAGGGGCCCGATCACGGGCCCCTCGTAACCGGCCCGAAGGCCTTCAGCAGTGAGCAGACGTGTCGTCATTACTCAATGGGGGACGCAATCACCTCGACCCAGTCGCCGATCAGCTCGAAGTAGTCGTCGGCCGTGCCGTCGACCTGAACGCCCGGCATCAGCTCGTAGGCCTGCCAGCCAAGCTGCTCCGCCACGAAGTTCACGTGGTCCTCGCGCTGATACGGATAACGGATGATGACCCCGTCCTTACCCTCCAGTTCACTGACCAGTGCGCGCAGGTGCGAGCCCGTGGGCGGGTTGCCGGGGACCGGCTCAAGAAAGCCCAGATCGGCCACGTCCAGGCGATCCAGCAGGTAGGTGGCGTCATCGTGGTAGAGCACCACACCCGGTGCGCCGTCGACGCGCTCCCGCCACTCGTCCACGTACTCGTCCGCACGCTCGGCGAATGCTTCCGCGTTGGCATGGTACGTGTCCGCGTTGGCGGAATCCATCTCCGCCATGCGCGCGGCCAGCGTCTTGGCGATCTCACCCATGCGGATCGGGTCCAGGTACACATGGGGGTTGCCGGCCGGGTGGACGTCGCCCCGGGAGCGGTCGGCCTCGCCACCTGTGCCGAGCAGATCCACCTGGGCCGCAGCCTCGAAGTAGCCGCTGGTGCCGGCCCGGACGCCCGGGTTGTTGGCGCCGCGGATGGCGGCGGGCAGCCAGCCCTCTTCCAGCTCCGCGCCCACGGAGACCACCAGGTCGGCCCGGCGGATGGCGGACATCATGGAGGGCCGGGCCTCCAGGTAGTGGGCGTCGCGGTCCGGCGGCGCCATGGTGGTCACCTCCACGTGGTCACCGCCCACGTGCTTGGCGAGCATGCCCATGTTGGAGGTGGTGGCGGCGATGCTCAGGGCCTCCGCCGCCGCGGGCGCGGCAGCCAGGGCCGCGCCGAGTGCGCTGCTGATGAGTGCGCGTTTCAGCATGTCTCTGCTCCCTCGCTTAGAACGGATGGGCGCCGTGCGCGCCGATACTGATGTTGTACTGGAGCATGACGCTCCACTCGTCGTGGCGGTCACCGCCCGGGTCCTCGCTCGCATAGTCCGCATAGTTCAACTGTGCGCGGAAGTACGAGAAGTGGGACGGGTAGAACGTGGTGTTCAGGGAGTACCGATAGCTGGTGTCGAAATCGTCGAAACCATTGCCCTCGTCACGGTCGTTCCAGGCCGTATTCTTGGCAATACCAAGCGCTTCCGCCCGAACACCCGTGCGCCAGCGGGGCGCGATGCCGTAGACCGCCTGAAGGTAAGCGCCATCCTGCTGGAAACGGCCGGATGTGCCGTCTGCCGAGACCGTGTTCCTTGCCCAGTCCCCAGAGGCACCGGAGTCTTGATAGGCGCTATTCGCCCTATCGCTGTTGAAGTAGGCATAATCCAGATCAATGTTGCGATAGAAGTACTCGCCTTGAAGAACCAGATCTCCGTGTCCCAAGTAGCCAGCAGCGTCATACTTGTAGACCGCATCCAGGCCAGCAAACCAAGCATCACCATCCCAGGTATCAACCCGCAGTCCCTCGCTGTGCTCTTCCATGTCCTGGAAGGACCTGGAATACCCCCCCGAGATCCCGAACTGCGCCGCGTGGTCATAGCCCAGGTCCGGCCCCCACTTCAGGAAGCCGGTGAACAACCGGGGCCCGGACGCATCGTCAAAGGGCAGGTGCTGTTCGTCGGTTCTCTGCCGAGCAAAGTCCCCGCCGTCGTAATCGACAGTAGCCACACGCGCAGACGACTCGCCCTGGTAGCTTGCAATCCCTGAGGTACTCCCCTGCAGCACCTCAACCCCGCCTTTCAGGTAGGTCCGCGTCGGCAGCAGCCAGTTCAGCTGCACGCCGGTCTCCTGGATGCCGTGATTGCCGAACAGGTGTTCGCTCACCAGCGGCCGGTCGACGAAGTCCCACTCGTGGGGGTGCTGGCTGTTGATGTAGCCGATGTCGGAGAGGAACCGGCCGCCCTTGATCTGCAGCCCCCAGGGCAGGCTGGTGGTGGTGATGTACGCCTCTTCCAAGTCCACCGTGTCCGTGCCCTCGATCACCAGCATGGCGAAGGCGTCGAAGTACGGGTCCACCGAGGCCTCGAAGGCGAACTCCGTTTCGCGGAGCTGGAAACCGTCTTCCATGCCGTGGTCGTGGCCATGCCCGTGGCTGTGGCTGTGACCGCCATCGAAACCGCCCGGGTCGTGGGCGTCGCCGCTGAAGGTGTTCTTGTACACACCATCGAGAATGACGGAGATGGAGGGGTTGAAGGCGGTGCCGGCGCCAATGCGCTCGCTGGAGCCCGGCCCGATGCCGGCGCCCATGCCCCCCTGGGCGTCCATGGCGTCCTGCTGGGTGGCGCCCTCGGCGGGCTGATCCTGTTGCGCGATCGCGACGCCCGAGCCGAGCAGCAGTGCCGCCGCGGCGGCAACGCCCTGGGTTAGATATGCTCGCTTCATGATTGCCCTCATGCTCGCGTTGTTCGGTGGTGGAGGAATGCAGTTCCGGGCCACGGGATTGGCCGGAAAATGGAATTATATAACATTCTTTCTTTGATGCAACATTATTACGTTGCATTTGCGCAACATTGAGGCGGGTTTCTCGGGTGTTTAGCTAGGGATTTGGTAGACCTGAAGGTCTACCCTACGGTCCGGTCCAACGATTACGGCCACGGTTTCAGCGGGCGTAAGCGCAGGATGGTGGACCTTCAGGTCCACCATCCTGCGGTGCGACGGCGGCTGGTGGATCTGAAGATCCACCCTACGGCGACGGCCCCTGCGCGGCGACGTAGGGCGGACCTTCAGGTCCGCCGATACCAACCCTACCCCTGCAGCCGTTGCGCCTCTTTCCACCCGGCATCGGCCAGGATGGTGGCCCCTTCGCCCACGCTGAGGGCGTCGGCGTTGGCGGCGTTGCCGTCCAGGGCGCGCTTGTAGACGCCCTGGAGGATGGCCGCCAGCCGGAACAGGGCGAAGGCGGTGTAGAACGGCCAGTCCTGGATACCGTTGTCACGGCCCGCCTTCCGGCAGTACATGTCCACGAACTCCTGCTCCGTGGGCAGACCCAGCTCACCCAGATCCAGATCCGCCAGACCGCGGATACCGGGCAACCCGGACGGCAGGTGGTAGGGGATGCAGCAATAGGCGAGATCCGACAGCGGGTGGCCCAGGGTGCACAGCTCCCAGTCCAGCACGGCCACCACCTCGGGGCGCTCCGGGTGGAGCATGAGGTTGCCCAGGCGGAAGTCGCCGTGGGCAATGGTGGTCTCGTCGCTGCCCGCCGGGATGTTCTCCGGCAGCCAGGCCATGAGCTTGTCCATGGACGGATTGTCACCGGTCTTGGACGCTTCGTACTGCTTGCTCCAGCGGCCGATCTGGCGGCCCAGGAAGTTACCGGGCTTGCCGAAATCGGCCAGGCCCACGGCCGCGTAGTCCACGTTGTGCAACCGCGCCATGGCGTCGGCCTTGGCCTCGAAGATGGGCCGCCGCTCGGCCTTCGGCACCTCTTCCAGGGCCGGATGGCTGTAGACCCGCCCTTCGATGAAGCGCATGACGTAGAAGGGCGTACCGATGATGGCGTCGTCCTCGCACAGCAGCAACATCTCCGGCACGGGCACGTCGGTGTCGCGCAGGGCGCGCATCACCTGGTACTCGCGCTCCACCTGGTGGGCGGAGGGCAGCAGCTTGCCCGGCGGCTTCTTGCGCAGCACGTAGCGGCGGCCGCCGGACTCCAGCAGAAACGTGGGGTTGCTCTGCCCGCCCTGGAACTGCCTGATGGCCAGTTCGCCGCCGAACTCCTCCGGCAGCTGCTCGCGCAGGTAGGCGTGCAGGCCGGCCTCGTCGAAACGGTGGGCGTCGAGGACGTCCACCAGCTGTTGTGTCTCTTCACTCATTCCGTTGTCGTCCCCATGCATCGGCGCCCGGCGAGCGGGCGGGTTGAGCGGTGATTCAGGCGGAGACCGTCTCGCCGCCGTCGGCGACAATGGTCTGGCCGGTCACGTAAGCGCCCATGCGCGACCCCAGGAACAGCGCCACACCGGCGATGTCCTCCGGCTCGCCGATCCGGCGCAGCGGGGTCTGGTTCTCCACGCGCTGGAGCCGCTCCGGATCTTCCCACAATGCCTTGGCGAAATCAGTCTTGACCAGCCCCGGGGCAATGGAGTTGATGCGGATGTTGGACGGCCCCCACTCCAGCGCCAGGTTGCGGGCCAGGGACGCTTCCGCGGCCTTGGACATGCCGTAGCAGCCGATGACCGTATTGCCGCGCAGGGCGGCGATGCTGGAGAGAAGGATCACCGAACCGTTCTTTCGCTCCGCCATCTGCGGCAGCACCATGTTGCAAAGCTGCCAGGTGCTCTTGACGTTGGTGTTCATGATCTTGTCGAAGGCCTCGTCGGTGAGCTCGCTCATGGGGCCGTAGACGGGGTTGGTGGCGGCATTGGCCACCAGGATGTCGATGCGCCCCCACGTCTCCATGGTCGCGTCCACGAGCTTCTGCAGCTCCTCCTTGATGCCAATATGGCAGGGCACGGCGATGGCCTCATGACCCTTGTCGGTGAGCTCCTTCGCCACCGCTTCACAGGCTTCTGCCTTGCGGCTGGAGATCACCACCTTCGCGCCGTGTGCGGCGTAGGCCTCGGCAATCGCCTTGCCGATGCCGCGGCTGGACCCGGTAATCAGTGCAACCTTGTCTTTGAGATCGATCATCGCTTCTTCTCCCCTTCGCTGATTCAACACGGGCCGACACCAGCCCGGCGTGTCTGTCTGTTGTCGATGCACTGCCGGCGGCTGGCCCGCACGGCGCCATCCACGCATACTGTGCCGCCGACCACCCCCAACCGAGGAGCTGCCCATGACGGCGAAACTGCCCCGCGTCCTGCTGACCAACGACGACGGCATCGACGCCGACGGCCTCGCCCACCTGACCACCATCGCCCGGGACGTGGCCGAGGAGGTCTGGATCGTGGCGCCGGAGCGGGATCAGAGCGGCAGCTCCCACAGCGTCTCCCTGCACGAGCCCGTCCGCTGCCGGCGCCTGGGCGACCGGCACTACGCCGTCTCCGGCACACCCAGCGACTGCGTGCTCATGGCCACCCAGCACCTGATGCGCGATGCGCCGCCCGCGGTGGTGCTGTCGGGTATCAACCGGGGCGCCAACGTCAGCGACTCGGTGGCCTACTCCGGCACCCTCGGCGCCGCCATGACGGCGCTGGTGATGAAC
The Aquisalimonas asiatica genome window above contains:
- a CDS encoding fused MFS/spermidine synthase, translated to MPRLVLAATAGLFLLSGFAALVYQVLWVRELGLLFGNTAQAAALAIAIFFAGLAAGGWFWGRLAPRVRSPLKVFGLLELGVAATAVGHFVLIDLYHIIYPALNAAAGDTAWATTALRAGLGAIVLFPPAFLMGGTLPMMGQHLVRITGRLATTGTAVYALNTFGSALGALAAGFVLPPLLGFSGAYLLAIGLDLFVGLAAIGLAMGVVLAPTGTRPQEAAAEQPRNARSNTAAAASAGLPARLVALVAFVSGAATLGVEVLWTRLFAQVLQNSVYTYAVVLVAFLLALSLGSLTANALARLRAPAPRQLLLLVLAASGAVIAASPWAFHAVTGGLAYVGAGASWLEYLGAVSVVALLVMVLPGILLGITLPYLLRLMEAARPEPGEILGRLVAANTTGAIIGSLAAGFLLLPWLGVSGSLLVLAALYPALMLPLILREPIPWPHRVIYATPIVAAVAALIAFRTAGPAATTLNADERLLEVIEGTHATAAVIERGEHRLIRVNNFYTLGGTGALESERNQTLIPMMTHPEPRSVFYLGMGTGITAGTSLLFPVERVDVCELLPEVVELAERYFAPWNQGLFDDDRATVRAEDGHHCLRHADTDYDLIISDLFTPWKAGTGNLYTREHYETGRARLAEGGLFVQWLPLYQLTEKELGTIARTMDAVFPQVVMWRGDLFADGSIIALVGTEAGVTVDPDALVAHGRSLADNPALPEDLLQAVNLRFYAGNVSLSGLFDEAPLNTHDRPVVEYQAPRSQRLVQAGEETWMTGSRLGFLYQNLAEQVPPAEDPYLAALEDDAHGYVDAGRHYYFYNVLRMNERHDLAGAQLRQFLALTPFDQPPGDPEAPTTRSSWEEGR
- a CDS encoding metal ABC transporter permease, which gives rise to MEWDLLIDPLFRLPFFTGLVFAAVLPVLGLYLRMRDEWLAALGFAHLGGAGGVIGSLLGVPPLMAALGVAGGGVAARGLVRRTGNDLYAVMILAGWAAMILGAQFSHHARTLAQTLVDGQLYFTSTEHLLTGIAFALVFAALMPWLSPRLLRARLFPGHDRANGRSVALLGLGFSIMVAVGVALASMAMGVMAAFALIFVPPWVAFALAPGWRAAVVLSAVVGVLAYVAAFAFALLADLPFGPAFVAIVVVLALLRLLVRRTG
- a CDS encoding ATP-binding cassette domain-containing protein — protein: MIGPLDFFVGAGEVVGLSGPNGCGKSTIMRVLTGEATVFSGRITRSDGLRLAYQPQTGFDTGETPLRVREVLRLMDVDAATLPERLRALLDVRVDRLSGGQRQLLMVWAAVGHPADLLLLDEPTNNLDPDGEALLAETLGTLGSQRGALVISHEQDFLRQVAHRLVEVA
- a CDS encoding metal ABC transporter substrate-binding protein, with translation MLKRALISSALGAALAAAPAAAEALSIAATTSNMGMLAKHVGGDHVEVTTMAPPDRDAHYLEARPSMMSAIRRADLVVSVGAELEEGWLPAAIRGANNPGVRAGTSGYFEAAAQVDLLGTGGEADRSRGDVHPAGNPHVYLDPIRMGEIAKTLAARMAEMDSANADTYHANAEAFAERADEYVDEWRERVDGAPGVVLYHDDATYLLDRLDVADLGFLEPVPGNPPTGSHLRALVSELEGKDGVIIRYPYQREDHVNFVAEQLGWQAYELMPGVQVDGTADDYFELIGDWVEVIASPIE
- a CDS encoding zinc-regulated TonB-dependent outer membrane receptor is translated as MKRAYLTQGVAAAAALLLGSGVAIAQQDQPAEGATQQDAMDAQGGMGAGIGPGSSERIGAGTAFNPSISVILDGVYKNTFSGDAHDPGGFDGGHSHSHGHGHDHGMEDGFQLRETEFAFEASVDPYFDAFAMLVIEGTDTVDLEEAYITTTSLPWGLQIKGGRFLSDIGYINSQHPHEWDFVDRPLVSEHLFGNHGIQETGVQLNWLLPTRTYLKGGVEVLQGSTSGIASYQGESSARVATVDYDGGDFARQRTDEQHLPFDDASGPRLFTGFLKWGPDLGYDHAAQFGISGGYSRSFQDMEEHSEGLRVDTWDGDAWFAGLDAVYKYDAAGYLGHGDLVLQGEYFYRNIDLDYAYFNSDRANSAYQDSGASGDWARNTVSADGTSGRFQQDGAYLQAVYGIAPRWRTGVRAEALGIAKNTAWNDRDEGNGFDDFDTSYRYSLNTTFYPSHFSYFRAQLNYADYASEDPGGDRHDEWSVMLQYNISIGAHGAHPF
- a CDS encoding phosphotransferase family protein; translated protein: MSEETQQLVDVLDAHRFDEAGLHAYLREQLPEEFGGELAIRQFQGGQSNPTFLLESGGRRYVLRKKPPGKLLPSAHQVEREYQVMRALRDTDVPVPEMLLLCEDDAIIGTPFYVMRFIEGRVYSHPALEEVPKAERRPIFEAKADAMARLHNVDYAAVGLADFGKPGNFLGRQIGRWSKQYEASKTGDNPSMDKLMAWLPENIPAGSDETTIAHGDFRLGNLMLHPERPEVVAVLDWELCTLGHPLSDLAYCCIPYHLPSGLPGIRGLADLDLGELGLPTEQEFVDMYCRKAGRDNGIQDWPFYTAFALFRLAAILQGVYKRALDGNAANADALSVGEGATILADAGWKEAQRLQG
- a CDS encoding SDR family NAD(P)-dependent oxidoreductase, translated to MIDLKDKVALITGSSRGIGKAIAEAYAAHGAKVVISSRKAEACEAVAKELTDKGHEAIAVPCHIGIKEELQKLVDATMETWGRIDILVANAATNPVYGPMSELTDEAFDKIMNTNVKSTWQLCNMVLPQMAERKNGSVILLSSIAALRGNTVIGCYGMSKAAEASLARNLALEWGPSNIRINSIAPGLVKTDFAKALWEDPERLQRVENQTPLRRIGEPEDIAGVALFLGSRMGAYVTGQTIVADGGETVSA